The following are encoded in a window of Rhizobium leguminosarum genomic DNA:
- a CDS encoding HAMP domain-containing methyl-accepting chemotaxis protein, with protein sequence MKNIMSFGVVARLALGFSVLLLLMVGLTIYSTGKVAQINDKLGTINDVNSVKQRFAINYRGSVHDRAIAIRDVTLVTSDDERKTAEALIEKLAASYAENEKRMADMVASPAGATEQEKTILGEIADIQAKTNPLVAQIIALQEKGDGEAARKILLEQARPAFVAWLGAINKFIDYQEALNKSIGGEVRSTASGFKPLALTALGIAAVLSLVAAAVTARTIVGPLAKLQLSLKAMADGNLNGDRRLEARGDEIGKLARAVAGLRDAISAKAEREADAEAQRAVSERHRLEQDADERRTLAEQTDKAVGQLGDALQALADGDLTQQIGTPFIPSLEKLRADFNSAVEKLRAAMQKVAQNASAIAAGAQEIRSASDDLAKRTEQQAASVEETAAALEEITTTVADSSNKAQEAGQLVRKTKDSAERSGSVVRDAVDAMGKIESSATEIGSIIGVIDEIAFQTNLLALNAGVEAARAGEAGKGFAVVAQEVRELAQRSAKAAKEIKELINASNGHVKSGVALVGETGKALKEIAEQVQQVDGNVGAIVGASQEQATGLKEINTAVNRMDQGTQQNAAMVEEATAAAHNLAKEADALFQLLGQFNIGGAVAPKRVSPPAAAAPRAQPAPSPARQMIAKVGKSFQTNGNAALAGDWEEF encoded by the coding sequence ATGAAGAATATCATGAGTTTCGGGGTTGTGGCGCGCTTGGCGCTTGGCTTCAGCGTTCTCCTCTTGCTGATGGTCGGCTTGACCATCTATTCGACGGGAAAAGTTGCGCAGATCAACGATAAGCTTGGAACCATCAACGACGTCAACAGCGTGAAGCAGCGGTTTGCCATCAACTATCGCGGCAGCGTGCATGATCGGGCAATCGCCATCCGCGACGTCACTCTGGTGACGTCTGACGATGAACGGAAGACGGCCGAGGCATTGATCGAGAAGCTGGCAGCCTCTTACGCCGAGAATGAAAAGCGCATGGCGGATATGGTTGCATCTCCGGCCGGTGCGACGGAACAGGAAAAGACCATTCTCGGTGAGATCGCAGACATCCAGGCGAAGACCAATCCTCTGGTCGCCCAGATCATTGCGCTGCAGGAGAAGGGCGACGGCGAGGCGGCCCGCAAGATCCTGCTCGAACAGGCTCGGCCGGCCTTCGTTGCCTGGCTTGGCGCCATCAACAAATTCATCGACTACCAGGAAGCGCTGAACAAATCGATTGGCGGCGAGGTTCGCAGCACGGCAAGCGGCTTCAAGCCATTGGCCCTGACCGCGCTTGGCATTGCGGCCGTTCTTTCACTGGTTGCCGCCGCCGTGACCGCACGCACGATCGTCGGCCCGCTGGCAAAACTTCAGCTTTCGCTGAAAGCGATGGCCGACGGCAATCTCAACGGCGATCGCCGCCTCGAAGCGCGGGGCGATGAGATCGGCAAGCTTGCACGGGCGGTGGCAGGGCTGCGCGACGCAATTTCGGCAAAGGCCGAACGGGAAGCCGACGCCGAGGCGCAGAGAGCCGTATCGGAGCGGCATCGGCTCGAGCAGGATGCCGATGAACGCCGCACCCTTGCCGAACAGACGGACAAGGCTGTCGGCCAGCTTGGCGATGCGCTGCAAGCACTGGCTGACGGCGACCTGACACAGCAGATCGGCACTCCGTTCATTCCGTCTCTGGAAAAGCTCAGAGCCGACTTCAATTCTGCAGTCGAAAAGCTCCGTGCCGCCATGCAGAAGGTTGCCCAGAACGCCAGCGCCATCGCGGCCGGTGCACAGGAGATCCGCTCCGCCTCGGACGATCTCGCCAAGCGGACCGAACAGCAGGCAGCCTCCGTCGAGGAAACCGCCGCTGCTCTGGAAGAGATTACGACCACCGTTGCCGACTCGAGCAACAAGGCTCAGGAAGCCGGCCAGCTCGTTCGCAAGACGAAGGACAGTGCCGAGCGCTCGGGCAGCGTCGTTCGGGATGCAGTCGATGCCATGGGCAAGATCGAATCCTCCGCCACCGAAATCGGCAGCATCATCGGCGTCATCGATGAAATCGCGTTCCAGACCAATCTGCTGGCGCTTAATGCCGGCGTCGAAGCCGCCCGCGCCGGTGAGGCAGGCAAGGGCTTTGCGGTCGTCGCTCAGGAAGTGCGCGAGTTGGCGCAACGTTCCGCCAAGGCCGCAAAGGAAATCAAGGAACTCATCAACGCTTCGAACGGCCACGTCAAAAGCGGTGTTGCCCTGGTTGGCGAGACCGGAAAGGCGCTGAAGGAGATTGCCGAGCAGGTGCAGCAGGTCGACGGCAATGTGGGGGCCATCGTCGGCGCTTCGCAAGAGCAGGCGACGGGGCTGAAAGAGATCAATACCGCCGTCAACAGGATGGATCAGGGGACGCAGCAGAACGCCGCCATGGTCGAAGAAGCCACGGCGGCCGCTCATAACCTCGCCAAGGAAGCCGACGCGCTGTTCCAACTGCTGGGCCAGTTCAACATTGGCGGAGCGGTGGCACCGAAGCGCGTATCGCCGCCCGCTGCCGCAGCGCCTCGCGCTCAACCGGCGCCCTCGCCCGCGCGCCAGATGATTGCCAAGGTAGGTAAGTCGTTCCAGACGAATGGGAATGCGGCATTGGCCGGCGATTGGGAAGAGTTTTAA
- a CDS encoding LLM class flavin-dependent oxidoreductase yields MSNNSEFLWYIPNDVKAGHRGDSAVENHNSLDTLTSHARALEEHGWKGALIGTGWGRPDTFTIATSLAARTTTFEPLIAIRPGYWRPANFASAAATLDHLTGGRVRINIVSGKDNLAAYGDSEGDQAHRYARTKEFMRLVRRLWTEENVMSAGENFRVAESTVVPRIQVRDDRRHPKFYFGGASEAAERVAATEADVQLFWGEPLDGVGERIARLKALSRELDRDLPPLEFGLRITTLVRDTTEQAWADAEAKVAEMARSKGTGWHDHQRALAVGQQRLLDLHERGDVLDDNLYTAPGKFGGGGAGTTWLVGSAEDVARSLRKYQDLGITHFVLSDTPYLSEIKRQGDQLLPLLRS; encoded by the coding sequence ATGAGCAATAATTCCGAATTTCTCTGGTATATTCCGAACGACGTCAAAGCCGGTCATCGCGGTGATTCCGCCGTCGAGAATCACAACAGCCTGGATACGCTGACCAGCCACGCCAGGGCGCTGGAAGAACATGGCTGGAAGGGCGCGCTCATCGGCACCGGTTGGGGCCGCCCCGACACGTTTACCATCGCAACCTCGCTCGCCGCCCGGACGACCACGTTCGAACCGCTCATTGCGATCCGCCCAGGCTATTGGCGACCGGCGAACTTCGCTTCCGCGGCGGCGACGCTGGACCACCTGACCGGCGGCCGCGTGCGGATCAACATCGTGTCGGGCAAGGACAACCTGGCTGCCTACGGCGACAGCGAGGGTGATCAGGCACACCGCTATGCCAGGACCAAGGAGTTCATGCGGCTGGTCCGCAGATTATGGACCGAAGAAAACGTCATGTCGGCGGGCGAGAACTTCCGCGTCGCTGAATCCACCGTGGTGCCGCGCATCCAGGTCCGCGACGACCGTCGGCACCCCAAATTCTATTTTGGCGGCGCTTCGGAGGCGGCCGAGCGGGTGGCCGCCACCGAGGCCGATGTCCAGCTCTTCTGGGGCGAGCCGCTCGACGGTGTCGGCGAACGGATCGCGCGACTGAAGGCGTTGAGCAGGGAGCTGGACCGCGACCTCCCGCCGCTGGAATTCGGACTGCGGATAACGACGCTGGTCCGCGACACCACCGAGCAGGCCTGGGCCGATGCCGAGGCGAAGGTCGCCGAGATGGCCAGAAGCAAGGGTACCGGCTGGCACGATCACCAGCGCGCGCTCGCTGTCGGCCAGCAGCGGCTGCTCGATCTGCATGAGCGCGGCGACGTCCTCGATGACAACCTCTATACCGCGCCGGGCAAGTTCGGCGGCGGCGGTGCCGGCACCACCTGGCTGGTCGGTTCGGCGGAAGACGTCGCCCGATCGCTGCGCAAATACCAGGATCTCGGCATCACCCATTTCGTGCTGTCCGACACGCCCTATCTCTCGGAAATCAAGCGGCAGGGCGATCAGCTTCTTCCGCTGCTGCGTAGCTGA
- a CDS encoding LLM class flavin-dependent oxidoreductase: MSTSKRQMRLGAFIMATGHHIAAWRHPEAQADAGLNIDHYRELAQTAERGKFDLVFVADSPAGWDRAKDPEALRRTAQGAHFEPLTLWAALSQVTKHIGFVATASTTYEDPYLLARRFASLDYISKGRAAWNVVTTGADVSKNFSIAGHPAHADRYERAEEFVDLVKGLWDSYEDDAFIRDKQSGIYLDPDKVHLVDHKGKFFSVAGPLNVGRPVQGYPVIVQAGASEPGRELAARTAEMIFTANQTFEDAQEFYSDVKGRLARYGRRPDELLISPGIFPVLGGTEAEAQANYDHIQSLVHPSIAWNILARHFKGVDLSGYSLDDPAPALPDNTELNKSRLKLVSDLVSRNNLTLRQFYLAVATARGHRTVVGTPEQIADAMQSWFENGAADAFNIMPPILPTALTDFVDQVVPILRKRGLFRHEYEGTTLRENLGLQRPPNGFVVQAGQQQVQAAV, encoded by the coding sequence ATGAGCACATCGAAAAGGCAAATGCGGCTTGGCGCATTCATCATGGCGACCGGCCATCATATCGCCGCCTGGCGCCATCCGGAGGCGCAGGCCGATGCCGGCCTCAATATCGATCACTACCGGGAGCTCGCGCAGACCGCCGAACGCGGCAAATTCGATCTCGTCTTCGTCGCCGACAGTCCGGCTGGATGGGACCGCGCCAAGGACCCGGAAGCGCTTCGCCGCACCGCCCAGGGCGCGCATTTCGAGCCGCTGACGCTTTGGGCCGCCCTCTCACAGGTGACCAAACATATCGGCTTCGTCGCCACGGCATCGACCACCTACGAGGACCCCTACCTTCTCGCCCGCAGGTTCGCGTCGCTGGACTATATCTCCAAGGGCCGCGCCGCATGGAACGTCGTCACGACAGGCGCCGATGTTTCGAAGAATTTTTCAATCGCAGGCCATCCCGCCCATGCCGATCGTTATGAGCGGGCCGAGGAATTCGTCGACCTGGTGAAGGGCCTGTGGGATTCTTATGAGGACGATGCCTTTATCCGCGACAAGCAAAGCGGGATCTATCTCGACCCCGACAAGGTGCATCTCGTCGATCACAAGGGCAAGTTCTTCTCGGTGGCCGGTCCGCTCAACGTCGGCCGCCCGGTGCAGGGCTATCCTGTGATCGTGCAGGCCGGCGCATCGGAACCGGGGCGCGAACTTGCCGCCCGCACGGCCGAGATGATCTTTACTGCCAACCAGACCTTCGAGGATGCGCAGGAATTCTATTCCGACGTCAAAGGGCGGTTGGCCCGCTACGGACGCCGGCCGGACGAACTGCTGATCAGTCCCGGCATATTCCCGGTGCTTGGCGGGACGGAAGCGGAAGCCCAGGCGAATTACGACCATATCCAATCGCTGGTTCATCCCTCCATCGCCTGGAATATCCTTGCCCGCCACTTCAAGGGCGTCGACCTTTCCGGCTACTCGCTGGACGATCCCGCCCCTGCCCTGCCTGATAATACCGAACTCAACAAAAGCCGCCTCAAGCTGGTTTCCGATCTGGTATCGCGCAACAATCTGACGCTGCGCCAGTTCTATCTGGCGGTCGCCACCGCTCGTGGCCACCGGACGGTCGTCGGAACACCGGAGCAGATCGCCGATGCGATGCAGAGCTGGTTCGAGAACGGTGCTGCCGACGCCTTCAACATCATGCCGCCGATCCTGCCCACCGCGTTGACCGATTTCGTCGATCAGGTCGTCCCGATCCTGCGCAAGCGCGGCCTGTTCCGGCACGAATACGAAGGCACGACGCTGCGGGAAAACCTTGGCCTTCAACGCCCGCCAAATGGCTTTGTGGTTCAGGCGGGGCAGCAGCAGGTGCAGGCGGCCGTATGA
- a CDS encoding ABC transporter ATP-binding protein, giving the protein MAPHPGKLKPANKAVHVRDLARRFATKTILDGVDLDIEEGEFVALLGRSGSGKSTFLRALAGLDHGVEGTGTLETPESLSVVFQDARLLPWRTVIQNVTLGLTGASGQEAGRKALAEVGLAGRETAWPNQLSGGEQQRVALARSLVREPALLLADEPFGALDALTRLKMHDLLRELCARHRPAVLLVTHDVDEAISLADRILVLDEGRLIEDLKIDLPTPRDHGDPRFGQFRNRLLSRLGVELPGRKAA; this is encoded by the coding sequence ATGGCGCCGCACCCTGGCAAACTGAAGCCTGCAAACAAAGCCGTCCACGTGCGAGACCTCGCACGGCGGTTTGCGACGAAGACGATCCTCGACGGCGTCGATCTCGATATCGAGGAAGGCGAGTTCGTCGCCCTGCTTGGCCGCAGCGGCTCCGGCAAAAGCACGTTCCTCAGGGCTCTTGCCGGTCTCGATCACGGTGTCGAGGGAACGGGCACCCTCGAGACGCCGGAGAGCCTTTCGGTGGTTTTCCAGGATGCCCGCCTGCTGCCGTGGCGCACCGTCATCCAGAACGTCACGCTCGGCTTGACTGGCGCCTCCGGCCAGGAAGCCGGGCGGAAGGCTTTGGCGGAGGTAGGACTTGCAGGCCGGGAAACGGCGTGGCCGAACCAGCTTTCGGGTGGTGAGCAGCAGAGGGTCGCGCTTGCCCGTTCGCTGGTGCGCGAGCCGGCCCTGCTTCTCGCCGACGAGCCGTTCGGCGCGCTCGACGCGCTGACCCGGCTGAAAATGCACGATCTGCTGCGGGAGCTGTGTGCAAGACACCGTCCTGCCGTGTTGCTCGTCACCCACGACGTCGATGAGGCGATTTCGTTGGCCGACCGCATCCTGGTTCTCGACGAAGGGCGCCTCATCGAGGATCTCAAGATCGATCTGCCGACGCCGCGCGACCACGGCGATCCGCGCTTTGGGCAATTCCGAAACCGTCTTCTCAGCCGGCTCGGTGTCGAGCTTCCGGGCCGCAAGGCCGCCTGA
- a CDS encoding ABC transporter permease: protein MATTWDADEAKLSRSSGGRIVRAGSRLVNPAGSAGPRARRRLGPGPAIPFGLQIGPALLVLSWVVGSALGWIDPRILSAPWTVAEAFVRLIEQGRLQDNFVTSATRALLGLSIGLLIGTILAVIAGLSRIGEALIDGPVQIKRAIPTLALIPLLILWFGIGESMKVTTIALAVIVPIYIHTHNALRSIDSRYVELAETLRMSQKDFILQVVLPGALPGFLLGLRFAVTLCWVSLVVVEQINATSGLGYMIDLARNYGQTDVILVGLVVYVLLGLVSDGLVRLLERRALSWRRTLAN from the coding sequence ATGGCAACCACTTGGGATGCAGATGAGGCGAAACTGTCGCGGTCGTCCGGCGGTAGAATTGTGCGGGCAGGTTCTCGCCTCGTAAACCCGGCTGGTTCCGCTGGCCCCCGAGCCCGGCGCAGGTTGGGCCCCGGACCGGCGATCCCTTTCGGATTGCAGATCGGGCCGGCATTACTCGTCTTGTCCTGGGTCGTTGGCTCGGCGCTCGGATGGATCGACCCGCGGATCCTGTCGGCGCCGTGGACAGTGGCCGAGGCTTTCGTAAGGCTGATCGAGCAGGGTCGCCTGCAGGACAATTTCGTGACGTCAGCGACACGCGCCCTGCTCGGCCTTAGTATCGGATTGCTGATAGGCACGATCCTGGCGGTCATCGCCGGCCTTTCGCGGATCGGCGAAGCCCTGATCGACGGGCCGGTGCAGATCAAGCGCGCGATACCGACGCTGGCCCTGATCCCTTTGTTGATCCTGTGGTTCGGCATCGGCGAGAGCATGAAGGTTACGACCATCGCGCTTGCCGTGATCGTGCCGATTTATATCCACACCCACAACGCGCTCCGCAGCATTGACAGCCGTTATGTCGAACTGGCCGAAACCCTGCGGATGAGCCAGAAGGACTTCATCCTTCAGGTCGTGCTGCCTGGTGCCTTGCCGGGTTTCCTTCTGGGTCTGCGGTTTGCCGTCACCCTCTGCTGGGTTTCTCTCGTCGTGGTCGAGCAGATCAACGCCACCAGCGGGCTCGGTTACATGATCGATCTTGCCCGCAATTACGGGCAGACCGACGTCATTCTCGTCGGCCTGGTGGTCTATGTGCTGCTCGGTCTCGTCTCGGACGGTCTCGTCCGCCTGCTTGAACGGAGGGCCCTCTCATGGCGCCGCACCCTGGCAAACTGA
- a CDS encoding ABC transporter substrate-binding protein gives MTLAKTFKIALFSLLGLSAIHGPAAAQADAPLLPKVPPGTVLTVGDPVTQKALEVSGLGKELSFEVKWANISGGPQTSEAFRAHALDVGSVAEIPSIFANWNNLPVRNIAYRERRDPIANPIYRFGIAPGAAVKTLADFRGKRIAFSPGQAQGTLVLRALHAAGLKSGDVTLVELPSTSDVYPKALASKQVDIAPLGGVYIRRYITQYGPDGATLVEHGLRDDPSHLYAPQSVLDDPAKAAALAEYVGLWARATEWVNRNPDLWIKEYYVGQQGLSQEDGEYLVKLTGEQVVPSDWSEVKKRHQETIDLLAGELGYKPFNVEQIFDNRFEKLGAAALAKSQ, from the coding sequence ATGACATTGGCAAAGACATTCAAAATTGCGTTGTTCAGTCTGCTTGGTCTCAGTGCCATTCACGGTCCGGCGGCAGCCCAGGCAGACGCTCCCCTGCTTCCCAAAGTGCCGCCGGGCACGGTGCTGACGGTCGGCGATCCGGTCACGCAGAAAGCGCTCGAAGTGTCCGGCCTGGGCAAGGAGCTCAGTTTCGAGGTCAAATGGGCCAATATCAGCGGCGGGCCGCAGACGTCGGAAGCTTTCCGCGCCCATGCACTCGATGTCGGGTCGGTGGCCGAGATCCCTTCGATCTTCGCCAACTGGAACAATCTGCCCGTCCGCAACATCGCCTATCGCGAACGCCGTGACCCGATCGCCAATCCCATCTACCGCTTCGGCATCGCGCCAGGCGCGGCCGTCAAGACGCTCGCGGACTTCCGCGGCAAGCGCATCGCCTTCAGCCCGGGTCAGGCACAGGGCACGCTCGTTCTACGCGCGCTGCACGCGGCAGGTCTGAAGAGCGGTGACGTCACCCTGGTGGAACTGCCGAGCACCAGTGACGTCTACCCGAAGGCATTGGCGAGCAAGCAGGTCGACATCGCGCCGCTCGGCGGCGTCTACATCAGGCGCTATATCACCCAATACGGGCCTGATGGCGCGACCCTCGTGGAACATGGCCTGCGCGACGATCCGAGCCATCTTTATGCGCCGCAATCGGTTCTGGACGATCCCGCCAAGGCGGCAGCTCTCGCCGAATATGTCGGCCTGTGGGCACGCGCCACCGAATGGGTGAACCGGAACCCGGATCTCTGGATCAAGGAATATTACGTCGGTCAGCAGGGGTTGAGCCAGGAGGACGGGGAATATCTCGTCAAGCTGACCGGCGAACAGGTCGTTCCCAGCGATTGGAGCGAAGTGAAGAAGCGCCACCAGGAAACCATCGACCTGCTGGCAGGCGAGCTCGGCTACAAGCCCTTCAATGTGGAGCAGATTTTCGACAATCGCTTCGAAAAGCTCGGCGCCGCGGCTTTGGCCAAGAGCCAGTAA
- a CDS encoding substrate-binding domain-containing protein, translating to MKRRTLLQATVATVAVMLSMPAWADSMADAKAVVEKYASKVSAWDGPTSGPKGAAGKNIVILAGDMKNGGILGVVNGVQEAAGALGWTVKALDGAGSIGGRTAAFGQAMALKPDGIIINGFDAVEQKPAMEAAKAAGIPMVSWHAASAVGPVPEVGVFANVTTDAMEVSKSAADWAFTDAAGKPGVIIFTDSTYAIAIAKADRMKKEIEDLGGTVLEYVDTPIAETSQRMPQLTTSLLQKYGAKWTHSLAINDLYYDFMGPSLASAGIAGDGKPVNVAAGDGSESAYQRIRAKQFQAVTVAEPLNLQGWQLVDELNRAFAGAPWSGYVSPLHVVTSENVEFDGGPKNSFDPDNGYRDQYKKIWGK from the coding sequence ATGAAGCGCAGAACGTTATTGCAGGCAACGGTCGCAACCGTCGCCGTTATGCTCAGCATGCCGGCATGGGCCGATTCGATGGCCGACGCCAAAGCCGTGGTCGAAAAGTATGCTTCCAAGGTGAGCGCCTGGGATGGCCCGACGAGCGGCCCCAAGGGCGCTGCCGGAAAGAACATCGTCATTCTTGCCGGCGATATGAAAAACGGTGGCATCCTCGGCGTGGTCAATGGCGTTCAGGAAGCGGCAGGCGCGCTCGGCTGGACGGTGAAGGCGCTTGACGGCGCCGGCTCGATCGGCGGGCGGACCGCGGCTTTCGGCCAGGCCATGGCGCTGAAGCCGGATGGCATCATCATCAACGGCTTTGACGCGGTCGAGCAGAAGCCGGCGATGGAAGCAGCCAAGGCTGCCGGCATTCCGATGGTTTCCTGGCACGCTGCCTCGGCGGTCGGTCCGGTTCCCGAAGTCGGTGTCTTCGCAAACGTGACCACCGATGCGATGGAAGTGTCGAAGTCCGCGGCGGACTGGGCCTTTACCGATGCCGCCGGCAAGCCGGGCGTCATCATCTTTACCGACTCCACCTATGCGATCGCGATTGCCAAGGCCGATCGCATGAAGAAGGAGATCGAGGATCTCGGCGGCACGGTGCTCGAATATGTCGATACGCCGATCGCCGAAACCTCTCAGCGCATGCCGCAGCTAACCACGTCGCTTCTGCAGAAGTATGGCGCGAAGTGGACGCATTCGCTGGCGATTAACGACCTCTATTACGACTTCATGGGACCTTCGCTCGCCTCGGCCGGCATTGCCGGTGATGGAAAGCCGGTGAACGTTGCAGCCGGCGACGGTTCGGAGAGCGCCTATCAGCGTATCCGTGCCAAGCAGTTCCAGGCCGTCACCGTCGCCGAGCCGCTCAACCTCCAGGGCTGGCAGCTCGTCGACGAATTGAACCGCGCCTTTGCGGGTGCTCCATGGTCCGGCTACGTGTCGCCGCTCCATGTGGTGACCAGTGAGAACGTCGAGTTTGACGGTGGGCCGAAGAACAGCTTCGATCCCGACAACGGTTATCGCGATCAATACAAGAAAATCTGGGGCAAATAA
- a CDS encoding ABC transporter permease, translating into MQSIESTALEPTKSEMAGLSTGQKIGRLIPVYGLVILTVGLIVIFSILLPDTFPTVLNVRSIVSDKAIIALLSLAAMIPMASGRIDLTVGYGIVLWHILAISLQTAYGLPWPVAVVIVLALGVLTGCINGLLVEVAKIDSFIATLGTGTVLYALALWHTGGRQVVGVLPDGFYALNGTMLFGLPITGFYVLLIAICMWIVLEYLPIGRYLYAIGANPKAAALNGIPVRKFVIGAFVTSGLLAALTGVLLASKLRIGQASVGLEYLLPALVGAFLGSTTIKPGRVNVWGTLIGVIILAVGISGIQQFGGSFFVEPLFNGVTLLIAIGIAGYAQRKRGAVRRITPASK; encoded by the coding sequence ATGCAATCCATTGAATCCACGGCCCTGGAGCCGACCAAGAGCGAAATGGCCGGTCTGTCCACAGGACAGAAGATCGGACGCCTGATCCCGGTTTACGGGCTGGTGATCCTGACCGTCGGCCTGATCGTGATCTTCTCGATCCTTCTGCCCGATACGTTCCCGACCGTGTTGAATGTCCGCTCGATCGTGTCCGACAAGGCGATCATCGCGCTTCTATCGTTGGCTGCGATGATCCCGATGGCATCGGGTCGCATCGATCTGACCGTCGGCTATGGCATCGTGCTCTGGCACATTCTCGCCATCAGCCTGCAGACGGCCTACGGCCTGCCCTGGCCGGTCGCGGTCGTCATCGTGCTCGCGCTCGGCGTTCTGACCGGCTGCATCAACGGCCTGCTGGTCGAGGTCGCGAAGATCGACAGCTTCATAGCGACGCTCGGCACCGGAACCGTCCTATATGCGCTGGCCCTCTGGCACACCGGCGGCCGGCAGGTGGTCGGCGTCCTGCCTGATGGTTTCTATGCGCTGAACGGCACCATGCTGTTCGGCCTGCCGATCACCGGCTTCTACGTGCTGCTGATCGCCATCTGCATGTGGATCGTGCTCGAATACCTGCCGATCGGCCGTTATCTCTACGCCATCGGCGCCAATCCGAAGGCGGCGGCCCTCAATGGCATTCCGGTCCGCAAATTCGTGATCGGCGCATTCGTCACCTCGGGGCTGCTCGCGGCTCTGACCGGGGTCCTTCTCGCCTCGAAACTGCGCATCGGCCAGGCGAGCGTCGGCCTCGAATATCTGCTGCCGGCGCTTGTCGGCGCGTTCCTCGGATCGACGACGATCAAGCCTGGGCGGGTGAACGTCTGGGGCACCTTGATCGGCGTCATCATCCTGGCGGTCGGAATATCAGGAATTCAGCAATTCGGCGGGTCGTTCTTCGTCGAACCGCTGTTCAACGGCGTCACCCTGCTGATTGCCATCGGCATAGCAGGCTACGCCCAGCGCAAGCGCGGAGCTGTGAGGAGGATCACACCCGCATCCAAATGA
- a CDS encoding sugar ABC transporter ATP-binding protein — protein sequence MEAKRLLEFQSITKSFGGTQALRDVSIDLREGEILALLGENGAGKSTLIKTLAGIYKPDSGDILFRGQSYHHRPPKPNERQPVAFIHQDLGLIEWMTVGENMGLSQGFSMRRGLIDWNRTQARAKEALKLVGCDFDPTTRVSALSRTEKSLVAIARALAVEADVLVLDEPTASLPADEVDRLFNAIRPLKDRGVGMIYVSHRLDEIFRIADRVAVLRDGCMVGQKPVSETSPEELVTMIIGRSGDSLFSKTAITPGKAIVEVRDLVCAGTGPISFDIREGELLGLAGLRGAGQERIGRALFGCEPFNGSVLLHDEAPDLSSPRGAMASGIGLIARDRTEESVALSLSIRENTYLNPGAVGRGLLSFLSPRGEADLAHKIGHSVGLRPNDPDLPVEALSGGNQQKVVVGRWLATGRKLLVAEDPTAGVDIGARAEIYRLITQALEAGLAVVVVSTDFEEIAHICHRALVFSRGKIVSELTGSALTTEAVITAASASEAA from the coding sequence GTGGAAGCCAAGAGACTGCTGGAATTCCAGTCGATCACCAAGAGCTTCGGCGGCACGCAGGCGCTGCGCGACGTCTCGATCGACCTGCGCGAAGGAGAAATCCTCGCGCTGCTGGGAGAAAACGGCGCCGGCAAATCGACGCTCATCAAGACGCTTGCGGGCATCTACAAGCCCGATAGCGGCGACATCCTGTTTCGCGGCCAGAGCTACCACCATCGTCCCCCGAAGCCGAACGAGCGGCAGCCGGTTGCCTTCATCCACCAGGATCTCGGTTTGATTGAGTGGATGACGGTCGGCGAGAACATGGGCCTGTCGCAGGGCTTCTCGATGCGTCGCGGCCTGATCGATTGGAACAGGACACAGGCGCGCGCCAAGGAAGCCTTGAAACTGGTCGGCTGCGATTTTGATCCCACCACCCGGGTCTCGGCGCTGTCGCGCACCGAAAAGTCGCTTGTCGCCATTGCCCGTGCGCTTGCCGTCGAAGCCGACGTGCTGGTGCTCGACGAGCCGACGGCTAGCCTTCCCGCCGATGAAGTCGATCGGCTGTTTAATGCGATCCGTCCGTTGAAGGATCGGGGCGTCGGGATGATCTACGTTTCCCATAGGCTCGACGAAATCTTCCGGATTGCCGATCGGGTCGCCGTTCTGCGCGACGGATGCATGGTGGGACAGAAGCCCGTCAGCGAGACCAGCCCCGAGGAACTGGTGACGATGATCATCGGCCGCAGCGGCGACAGCCTCTTTTCCAAAACGGCGATCACGCCCGGCAAGGCGATCGTCGAGGTCCGCGATCTCGTCTGCGCCGGCACAGGCCCGATATCCTTCGATATCCGCGAGGGCGAGCTTCTGGGACTGGCTGGATTGCGCGGCGCCGGTCAGGAACGGATCGGCCGCGCCTTGTTTGGTTGCGAGCCCTTCAACGGCTCGGTTCTGCTGCATGACGAGGCCCCCGACCTTTCCAGCCCGCGAGGGGCAATGGCGTCGGGCATCGGCTTGATTGCCCGTGACCGGACAGAGGAATCCGTGGCGCTCTCGCTGTCCATTCGGGAAAATACCTATCTTAATCCGGGAGCCGTCGGGCGTGGGCTTTTGTCCTTCCTGTCGCCGCGCGGCGAAGCCGATCTTGCCCATAAGATCGGCCATTCCGTCGGCCTGCGACCGAACGACCCGGATCTGCCGGTGGAGGCCCTGTCGGGCGGCAATCAGCAAAAAGTGGTCGTCGGCCGCTGGCTGGCGACCGGCCGCAAGCTGCTCGTCGCGGAAGATCCGACCGCCGGCGTCGATATCGGCGCGCGTGCGGAGATCTACCGTCTGATCACCCAGGCGCTCGAGGCCGGTCTCGCGGTTGTCGTGGTGTCGACGGACTTCGAGGAAATCGCCCATATCTGCCACCGCGCGCTGGTTTTCTCGCGCGGGAAAATCGTCAGCGAACTGACTGGAAGCGCTCTGACGACGGAGGCGGTCATCACGGCCGCATCCGCATCGGAAGCCGCTTGA